GACGACCAGCCGTATGAAGGGCTTGCGACGATAAGCCTGGTGTATCTCTAAGCCTTGTAAAAAGGTGTTGCATTTTACCGGTCAAAAAGCCTGGCGATTAACTTTCTTGTAGCTACGCTTAAACAGGTAACCTATAGCGGGAGGGGTTATGTTGACTCATTCTGAAGCCAAACGGTGGGCGTCGGTAATGCTGAAATCAGCGTTATGCGATGGGATGCAAACGGAGGAGATTTCTCGTCAGGTACACCTGGTCTGCGATCATCACGGGCGGGAGTGTCTGGAGGAGTTAATTGAAGAGATCTTAATTGAAGCAGGACGAATAGGGCCTAAGCACAGCAATGGTGAAATTCACCATCACTAAGCTTCAATATTCTGCTAACCGTTTTCACCCATCACGATGTTCTCACGCTGGATCCGGGAGCGTTTCCGCTCCCGGACAGCCGGTTTAGAAAATTTCCTTCACTTTGAATAGTGACACTGAACGTGACAGCAGATTTGCCTGCTCGTTCACGCCAGAAGCCGTAGTGGCTACCTCTTCGACTAACGCGGCGTTTTGCTGCGTCACATGATCCATCTGGGTGATCGCCACGCGAATCTGCTCAACGCCACGACTTTGCTCTTCCGATGCCAGCGCGATATTTTCCATCATTACGTTAACTTTACTGACCGCTCCGCTGATATCCAGCATCGTCCGGCTGGTTTTATTGGCAAGCTCTGCCCCTTCCTGGATGTACAGCGTTGATTCATTAATCAGCGTCGTTATCTCTTTTGCGGAATCAGTACAGCGGCGGGCAAGATTTCTTACTTCGCCAGCAACCACCGCAAAACCACGCCCGGACTGGCCTGCACGTGCCGCTTCTACTGCGGCGTTAAGCGCCAGAATGTTGGTCTGGAACGCAATACTGTCGATGACGCTGATGATCTCCACCATTTTCTGCGCGCTTTGACTGATGGCATCCATCTTCTTCATCATATCGCGCATCTGTTCTTCGCCTTCGTTGGCAATCCCGGCGGCATTCTGCACCATCTGCGACGCCTGCAGCGCATTATCCGTGTTTTGTTTTACCGTTGCGGTGATCTGCTCCATGCTCGCCGCCGTCTCGACCACGGCTGCGGCTTGCTCCTCGGTACGACGCGAGAGATCGCCATTGCCGGATGATATTTCCTGCGTGCCAATATTGATGGATTCGACGCCCTGGCGAATAGAGACCACCGTCGAATTCAGCTCCGCCTGCATGGTCTGCAATGCGCCGAACAGCATACCAATTTCATTTCTGTTGGCCACGTGGATATCGCCGGTCAGATCGCCTTTGCCAATATATTCAAAATGCTGAGCCACCTCCTGCAATGGCAGGATCAACATCTTGCGCATCCAGATATTGATAATAATAAACAATACCCCAGCCAGAATAAGCATGGCGATCATAATAAGCAGGGCAAAGTGATAAGAACTGTTGCTGAAATTAATCACCTGGTTGAGATTATGTTGGGTGGTATCGATATAT
Above is a window of Lelliottia jeotgali DNA encoding:
- a CDS encoding Methyl-accepting chemotaxis protein I (serine chemoreceptor protein), encoding MKDRYDQQVSVLNHNTDQVININDPLKLKTALADSSRATLQARQAWDNEYHSYIDTTQHNLNQVINFSNSSYHFALLIMIAMLILAGVLFIIINIWMRKMLILPLQEVAQHFEYIGKGDLTGDIHVANRNEIGMLFGALQTMQAELNSTVVSIRQGVESINIGTQEISSGNGDLSRRTEEQAAAVVETAASMEQITATVKQNTDNALQASQMVQNAAGIANEGEEQMRDMMKKMDAISQSAQKMVEIISVIDSIAFQTNILALNAAVEAARAGQSGRGFAVVAGEVRNLARRCTDSAKEITTLINESTLYIQEGAELANKTSRTMLDISGAVSKVNVMMENIALASEEQSRGVEQIRVAITQMDHVTQQNAALVEEVATTASGVNEQANLLSRSVSLFKVKEIF